CGGTGGTGCGGATGCGGATGCGCGGCGACGTTGGCGCGAGATGGTTGACACAGGTCAATGGTTGAGAGATGTCAACCATACGCCGATGGTTGAGAAGTGTCAACCATCGGCGCCCCGACCGCTGCGATCGCCGCGTCGTGGCTCGCGTCCACGAGTGCGCGGGTCCGCTCCCCCGGCGGCAAGGGCCGCAGCATCCGTTGGCGGCGCGCACCGGTGCCGTCGCGGAGGATCCTGCCGACCCCCGCATGCACCTCGTCGGTGTCACCGGTCGTGTCGAGCCCCGCCGCCGACCACGCGAGCAATGCGGCCACGACGTCCTCGGCGGGACGCAGCCGCCCCGCGCGCGGGTCGAGGAGCTCGCCCGTCGCACCGCACAGCGCGGCCTTCCACGAGGCCAGCCGCAGCACCGGCGTCGGCAGCTCGAGAGGCGCCGACCCGGCGCGCAAGTCGATGATGGCCCGCACCGCCATGCCGCGCACGAGCGCCGCGAGCGAGGCAGCGGCATCCGCCGAAAGGCAGACGTCCATGACGCGCACCTCGACCGTCGGGTAGCGGCGCGAGAGCCGCGCGTCGAAGTAGAACATGCCCGCGTCCATGAGCACGCCCGAACCGAGCAGGCCCTGCTCGAGCTCCCGGTACGCGGCCGCGGAGCCGAGCACGTCGAGCGGCCCCGACGTGGGCCAGCGCATCCAGCTCGCGTAGCGGAAGCTCTCGTGCCCCGTGTCGCCTCCCGACTCGAACGGCGAGTTGGCGCTCAGCGCGAGCAGCACGGGCAGCCAGCCCCGGATGCGGTCGAGCACGGCCACGCCCTCGTCGCTCGACTCGATCGCCACGTGGACATGGAAGCCGCACGTGAGATTCGTACGCGCCGTGCGCCCGTAGCGCGCGACCATCTCGTCGTACCTCGCGCTCGCGGTGGGATGCGGGTCGACGGGCTCGGGCGACATCGCGAGCGCGACGGCGCGGGCGCCGCACGACCGGGCCGCGGCATCCGCTCGGGCTCGACCCGCGAGGATCTCCAGCCGCAACCGGTCGAGGGTCTCGCACGGACGCGTCGCCGTCTCGATCATCTCCTGCTGAAGCTCGGCGTCGAGGCTCGGCCCGGGCGCGGGGGCGCCGAGCCGATCGGATGCGAGGGCGGCCGGGGCGACCGCGACGGGGCGGCCGGTGAGCTCGTCGACGAGCAGCAGCTCCTCCTCGACGCCGAATGTGCGCATGACTCCATGGAGCCACACGGCGGAGGGGGCGGCGAGGCGGTTGACAGCGACCCTCCGGCGGCGTACTCGTCCCTGCCACTCGGACGGGCGTAATGCAAGGGGGAGGCGCGAAGCGGGGTGAAGGCGTTGGGTGGGCCTCGTGGATGAGTCAGCTGCCCCGTCCCCGACGCAGAGTGAGGGGGCGACCATGTGCGGCATCGCCGGAGAGGTGGCCTTCTCGCGCCCGCCCGATCGCGAGGCCGTGCGCGTCATGACCACGTGCCTGCGCGACCGCGGGCCGGACGGACAGGGGCAGTGGGCCGACGACCGGGTGGCGCTCGGCCATCGACGCCTCAGCATCATCGACCTCAGCGACGACGCGGCCCAGCCGATGGTCGACGACACTCGGGGGCTCGCCCTCGTCTTCAACGGCTGCATCTACAACCACCGCGAGCTCCGGGCCGAGCTGTCGGACTATCCGTTCCGCACGGCGAGCGACACCGAGGTGATCTCGCGGCGTACGACCGCTGGGGCGAGGACCTCGTCGACCACCTCGTCGGCATGTTCGCCTTCGTGCTCGCCGATCGCCGCTCGGGCCGCGTGCTCCTCGTGCGCGACCGCCTCGGCATCAAGCCGCTCTACCTCTCGGAGGTGGACGGGGCGCTCCGCTTCGCCTCGACGCTCCCCGCGCTCGTGCGCGCGGGTGGCGTCGACACCGGCATCGACGGCGTCGCCCTCCACCAACCTCAGCTGGCACTCGATCGTCCCCGCCCCGCGGACGCTCCTGCGGGGGGGTGCAGAAGCTCGAGCCCGCCACCATGCTCGTCGTGGAACGCGACGGCAGCCGACGCACCCGGCGGTACTGGTCGCCCCGCTACGAACGCGACGAGGCGCACGCGCGGTGGTCGGCATCCGATTGGACGGATGCCGCGCACGCGTCGCTGCGCACCGCAGTCGGTCGTCGGCTCATCGCGGACGTGCCGGTCGGCGTCCTGCTCTCGGGCGGGCTCGACTCGAGCCTCATCGTGGCACTGCTCGCGGAGCACGTGACTGTCGTGCAGTCAGGCCAGGGCGCCGACGAGGTGTTCGCGGGCTACCGCTATCACGCGCCGGCCGCTGCGATGGCGCGCGACGAGATCGCCTCGCGGTTCCCCGCGGCGTTCGCGGATCACGACGACGTGACCGTCGGGCGGATGACCGGCGTGCGTCATCGGGTCTCGCACGATGTGAGCGGACGCCGCCTCGTCGCGGCGCTCATGGCGGACGGCGCGGAGACGGCCCTCGACGCCGTCCTGCGCCTCGACACCCATCTCCTCATGCCCGACGACCCGGTGAAGCGCGTCGACAACATGACGATGGCGTGGGGCGTCGAGGCCCGCGTGCCGTTCCTGGATCACGAGCTCGTCGAGTTGGCGGCCGCGTGCCCGCCCGAGCTCAAGTGGGACGGGGAGGGCAAGGCGGTGCTCAAGAGGGTCGCGCGCTCACTGCTTCCGGCCGAGGTCATCGACCGACCCAAGGGCTACTTCCCGGTTCCGGCCGTGCATCGCCTCGAGGGCGGGCTGCTCGCGTTCGCGCGCGATTCGGTGGCGGAGGCGTGGGCGGGGGCCGTGGCTCCCGCGAGGACGGTGGATGCGCCCGCCACGGTCGCGACGGCGAGCAGGGCTGAGGGCTTGACGATGTTCACGTCGACTCCGGATCGGGTGGGAGTCGCCGGGACGAGTGGGGGAGCTCGGCGGCGAGTTACAGGTGTAACCCGAGTATGGCAGAACGGCGGACCGCCGCCCGACATGCGAGAACGCCGTCATCGAGTTGCGATGACGGCGCCTGACCTGGTGTTTCTTGCGGAGACGGAGGGATTTGAACCCTCGGTCCCCCGGAGGGGACTCCACCTTAGCAGGGTGGTGCACTCGACCGGACTATGCGACGTCTCCCGGTATTGCCTGCCCATCATACCCATACGAGCATGGGCGCCGACTCCGCTCAGCCGCGGCCGACGGAGCAGGTCTGGTCGGCGGCGGTCTGACCGCGGATGCCGGAGATCACGACCTTCTCGGGCAGCACGGGAGCCTCCGTCGGCGTGGCCGACGGGTCGGGCGTCGCCGAGGGGTCCGGCTGCGCGGGGTCGGGCTCGACGGGCGGAGGCGCGTTGGGGTCGAGCTCGGCACCGCGCCCGTCACCGGCCTGGTCGACGCCGATCGCCTGGTCGGCCCGGATGGCGTCCATGAGCTGGCGACCGAGGCCCGCGATCGGCTGCACCTTGCCCTCGTACACGCCCGTGCCTCCCGTGGAACCGGGGTACTGCACGAAGGTGACCCGGTCCATGGGGATGCGGCTGAGGGCCTTCGCCATCGCGACCATCGTCGCGGGCTGCGAGAGCTCCGTCGAGAGCGTCATGTTCTGGCGCGCGACGTTCGCGAGGCTCAGGAGCTTGCCGACGTTGGTGAGCGTGTCCTCCGACTTGAGCTTGCGGAGCAGCGCCGAGAGGAACACCTGCTGCGAGCTGATGCGCGTGAGGTCCGAGCCGTCTCCCACGCCGTAGCGCGTGCGGAGGAACGCGAGCGCGTCCCAACCGGAGAGGGTGTGGCTGCCGGCGTCGAGGTCGATGCCCGACTTCTTGTCGTGGATGCCCTTGGAGAGGCAGATGGTCACGCCGCCGACCGCGGTCGACAGGTTCGCGACGCCGTCGAAGCCGATCATGCCCGCGAACTGGATGTCGAGCCCCGTGAAGTTCTGCACGACCTCGACCGCGCACGGCAGCCCGCCGTAGAGCAGCGCGTTGTTGATCGGGAAGGTGCCGACCCCCCACTTCTTGCCCGTGTCCGGGTTGATGCACCCGGGGAACGGCACGACCATGTCGCGCGGGATGCTGACGGCGACGGCGCTCGTCTGATCGGCCGAGACGTGCACGACGATGTTGACGTCGTTGCGCGACCCCTCGCGGTCCGAGTACGCGTCGGTGCCGACGACGAGGATGTTGAAGCCGCCCTCGTACGCCCCGATCTCGGGGATGGCCGCGGCGATCTCGCCGTTGATGTCGACCGAGTTCTCGGCCACCTCGCTCGTGAACTGGTAGAGCGCGAGGCCCGCGACCGACCCGGTCGCGACGAGCACGACGGCGAGCGACGCCCCCACGAAGCCGAGCACGGTCTTCCAGGCGCGCGAGCGGCGCAGTCGGCCGTGGCGCGCGATGGCCTTCGGCTGAGGCGAACGCGCGCGGCGCGAGCGGTCGCGCTTGAGCTCCTCGGCTGACATCGGGCGCGCTTCTCCTCGAGAACGGGTGACGAACGCTGTCCAGCGGAGGGCGTGGGATTCGAACCCACGAGACATCACTGCCCACCGGTTTTCAAGACCGGCTCCATCGGCCGCTCGGACAGCCCTCCTCGGTTGACCGTGTCGAGTGTAGGGGAGACACCGCGTTCGAGCCTGGAAATACCCCGAGCGAGCCTCAGACCCGCCGCGAGATTCAGCCCCGTCCCGGGATTCAGCCGTTGCCGCGTGTGCAGGTCTGGTCGGCGGCGGTCTGCCCCTTGACGCCCGAGATGACGACCTTGTCGGGCAGCGGCGCGTCGCTCGGCGAGGCGCTCGGATCGGGCTCCCCCGGCGTCGGCGCGTTGGGGTCGACCTCGGTGCCGCTGCCGTCGCCGGGCTCCTC
The Protaetiibacter sp. SSC-01 genome window above contains:
- a CDS encoding LCP family protein encodes the protein MSAEELKRDRSRRARSPQPKAIARHGRLRRSRAWKTVLGFVGASLAVVLVATGSVAGLALYQFTSEVAENSVDINGEIAAAIPEIGAYEGGFNILVVGTDAYSDREGSRNDVNIVVHVSADQTSAVAVSIPRDMVVPFPGCINPDTGKKWGVGTFPINNALLYGGLPCAVEVVQNFTGLDIQFAGMIGFDGVANLSTAVGGVTICLSKGIHDKKSGIDLDAGSHTLSGWDALAFLRTRYGVGDGSDLTRISSQQVFLSALLRKLKSEDTLTNVGKLLSLANVARQNMTLSTELSQPATMVAMAKALSRIPMDRVTFVQYPGSTGGTGVYEGKVQPIAGLGRQLMDAIRADQAIGVDQAGDGRGAELDPNAPPPVEPDPAQPDPSATPDPSATPTEAPVLPEKVVISGIRGQTAADQTCSVGRG
- a CDS encoding glutamate--cysteine ligase, with the protein product MRTFGVEEELLLVDELTGRPVAVAPAALASDRLGAPAPGPSLDAELQQEMIETATRPCETLDRLRLEILAGRARADAAARSCGARAVALAMSPEPVDPHPTASARYDEMVARYGRTARTNLTCGFHVHVAIESSDEGVAVLDRIRGWLPVLLALSANSPFESGGDTGHESFRYASWMRWPTSGPLDVLGSAAAYRELEQGLLGSGVLMDAGMFYFDARLSRRYPTVEVRVMDVCLSADAAASLAALVRGMAVRAIIDLRAGSAPLELPTPVLRLASWKAALCGATGELLDPRAGRLRPAEDVVAALLAWSAAGLDTTGDTDEVHAGVGRILRDGTGARRQRMLRPLPPGERTRALVDASHDAAIAAVGAPMVDTSQPSAYG